From the Halodesulfovibrio aestuarii DSM 17919 = ATCC 29578 genome, one window contains:
- a CDS encoding NifB/NifX family molybdenum-iron cluster-binding protein codes for MEPVFGRADMFLLVDQNNGTRAVHANPYRDDTEAAGRKVAQWLIQEGVTTVLCGDVGAKTKLYLSERGVFSGIGYDGTVDEAIARFFAS; via the coding sequence GTGGAGCCTGTGTTTGGCCGTGCAGATATGTTTTTGCTGGTTGACCAGAACAATGGTACGCGTGCTGTCCACGCGAACCCTTATAGGGATGATACAGAAGCGGCAGGGCGCAAGGTTGCTCAGTGGTTGATACAAGAAGGTGTTACAACCGTTTTGTGTGGTGATGTGGGAGCAAAAACCAAACTTTATCTAAGTGAACGTGGCGTGTTTTCCGGTATCGGGTACGACGGGACTGTGGATGAAGCAATAGCGAGGTTCTTTGCATCGTAG
- the thiE gene encoding thiamine phosphate synthase produces the protein MRQSADFSLYLVTDSSRCTMMPLEDTVGAAVRGGVTMVQLREKKMETRKFVELARQLRALLAPLEIPLIINDRVDIALAVRADGVHVGQTDMRVQDVRALVGGDAIVGITVETLEQIEEANALDIDYIGISPVFSTPSIPRDVTPWQISGVQKARNMTSLPIVGFEGITTANAAEVIAAGADGVAVVSAICGALSPKDAAEELRKAAFV, from the coding sequence ATGAGACAAAGTGCTGATTTCTCACTTTATCTGGTAACAGATAGTAGTCGCTGCACAATGATGCCGCTTGAGGATACCGTAGGTGCGGCCGTCCGTGGTGGTGTAACCATGGTTCAGTTGCGTGAAAAAAAAATGGAAACACGGAAGTTTGTTGAACTTGCACGCCAACTACGCGCGTTGTTAGCTCCACTCGAAATTCCGCTCATAATTAATGATCGTGTGGACATAGCGTTAGCTGTACGTGCTGATGGTGTTCATGTTGGGCAAACTGATATGCGTGTGCAGGACGTGCGCGCGTTGGTCGGTGGTGATGCCATTGTGGGGATTACTGTTGAAACTCTTGAACAGATTGAAGAGGCCAATGCTCTCGACATTGACTATATAGGTATTTCTCCTGTTTTTTCTACCCCTTCAATTCCACGGGATGTAACGCCTTGGCAAATTTCAGGAGTCCAGAAAGCTCGGAATATGACGAGTCTTCCAATTGTTGGATTCGAGGGAATAACAACTGCCAATGCCGCAGAAGTTATTGCAGCAGGTGCAGACGGGGTTGCTGTTGTTTCTGCTATCTGTGGTGCTTTGTCGCCTAAAGATGCAGCAGAGGAACTACGAAAGGCTGCTTTTGTATAA
- the thiM gene encoding hydroxyethylthiazole kinase, with the protein MFSVNTVWDNIDKVRGSGPVVLSITNYVVMNSTANALLSAGASPIMAHAKEELEELITIAGSLVLNIGTLSTGWIDSMRFAASIAAAKYKPVVLDPVGAGASRLRTETSISLLEEGCVSLVRGNASEIMALAGVGAMTRGVDSCNDSNEAETSAKTLARKYQCAVAVSGCVDLITDGETVYNITGGSDYMPLVTGMGCIATAICGAHLAICEDSFAAAVSGMGCMAAAGGLAKVASNGPGTFAVHFIDALHNVTENDITRLVEVRSV; encoded by the coding sequence ATGTTTTCAGTCAATACTGTTTGGGACAATATAGATAAAGTGCGTGGCAGTGGCCCTGTTGTACTCAGCATTACCAACTATGTTGTCATGAATTCTACCGCGAATGCTCTTCTCAGTGCCGGCGCTTCGCCAATAATGGCTCACGCTAAAGAAGAACTGGAAGAATTGATAACTATAGCGGGTTCGCTTGTATTAAATATTGGCACCTTAAGCACTGGATGGATAGATAGTATGCGGTTTGCAGCTTCAATTGCGGCCGCAAAATATAAGCCTGTTGTGCTGGATCCTGTGGGAGCAGGGGCATCCCGCTTGCGTACGGAAACTTCCATATCTCTTCTTGAAGAAGGCTGTGTGTCGTTAGTGCGCGGTAATGCCTCGGAAATTATGGCGTTAGCTGGCGTTGGGGCGATGACTCGTGGAGTGGATTCCTGTAACGACTCCAATGAGGCAGAAACAAGTGCTAAAACTTTAGCGCGCAAGTATCAGTGCGCTGTTGCTGTTTCCGGTTGCGTGGATTTGATCACGGATGGTGAGACAGTATACAATATTACGGGTGGAAGTGATTACATGCCACTTGTTACTGGAATGGGGTGTATTGCAACTGCAATTTGCGGGGCACATTTGGCAATCTGCGAAGACAGCTTTGCGGCTGCTGTATCCGGAATGGGATGTATGGCAGCTGCAGGTGGTCTTGCAAAAGTTGCATCGAACGGGCCGGGAACTTTCGCCGTGCATTTTATCGATGCCCTTCATAACGTAACTGAAAATGACATAACAAGACTTGTCGAAGTGAGGAGTGTGTAA